A stretch of Triticum aestivum cultivar Chinese Spring chromosome 1D, IWGSC CS RefSeq v2.1, whole genome shotgun sequence DNA encodes these proteins:
- the LOC123183327 gene encoding F-box protein At5g07610, with protein MEKRKKEEEEEENPPAAESLWGDLLPEIQSEILSRVPYRSLCRFKCVSTAWLALCSDPAVRRRSPQTLSGFFCYSQVDVGDGRRHYGVSFLNLSGWGRPMVDDPSLSFVRGYCHVTPIHCCGGILICCCWKFDMSDEADFVVCNPATKEIWAVLPVPRNEMMTRLNTARLCFDPAAPRRFKVFVFVQSFAGVQRVEVYSSDTGQWTSVGSAWSSQNLMIGEESGCVYFNGSLHLAVCHPVVKVDWEGVIRSMVTFDAERETWRRIRMPDTSNNGFFGLSQGRLYTARVENEGKCRLLVWVLEDHASGLWTLKCTASILELLGSPCRAPNEFYQPVAIHPECNLIFLQDAGQEALLMSYNMDTGKLDIVCSLGDRWAQRFHPYIPCFVEKPPVPQ; from the coding sequence atggagaagaggaagaaggaggaggaggaggaggagaatccGCCGGCAGCGGAGAGCCTCTGGGGCGACCTGCTCCCGGAGATCCAGTCGGAGATCCTGTCGCGGGTGCCATACCGGTCGCTCTGCCGCTTCAAGTGCGTGTCCACGGCGTGGCTGGCGCTCTGCTCCGACCCGGCCGTCCGCAGGAGGTCGCCGCAGACGCTCTCCGGCTTCTTCTGCTACTCCCAAGTGGACGTCGGCGACGGCCGGCGCCATTACGGCGTCAGCTTCCTCAACCTGTCCGGGTGGGGCCGGCCGATGGTCGACGACCCCTCCCTCAGCTTCGTGCGCGGCTACTGCCACGTCACGCCCATTCACTGCTGCGGCGGCATCCTCATCTGCTGCTGCTGGAAGTTTGACATGAGCGACGAGGCGGATTTTGTCGTGTGCAACCCTGCCACCAAGGAGATCTGGGCCGTGCTGCCGGTGCCCCGGAACGAGATGATGACGCGCCTCAACACCGCTCGCCTGTGCTTTGACCCCGCCGCTCCCCGCCGCTTCAAGGTGTTTGTGTTCGTGCAAAGTTTCGCTGGGGTTCAGAGGGTGGAGGTCTACTCTTCAGACACCGGGCAGTGGACCTCCGTTGGGAGTGCGTGGAGCTCCCAGAACCTCATGATTGGCGAGGAATCGGGATGCGTCTACTTCAATGGATCTCTGCATCTGGCTGTCTGCCATCCTGTGGTCAAGGTGGACTGGGAGGGAGTGATACGCTCCATGGTCACTTTTGACGCAGAGAGGGAAACCTGGAGGAGGATCCGTATGCCGGACACCAGCAATAACGGTTTCTTTGGGCTGTCGCAGGGACGCCTATACACCGCGCGTGTAGAAAATGAAGGTAAATGCCGGCTCTTGGTCTGGGTTCTCGAGGATCATGCTAGCGGACTGTGGACCTTGAAGTGTACTGCCAGCATTCTTGAACTGCTAGGAAGCCCTTGCCGTGCACCCAACGAATTCTACCAGCCGGTTGCGATCCATCCAGAGTGCAATCTGATATTCCTTCAAGATGCGGGGCAGGAAGCATTGCTTATGTCCTACAATATGGATACCGGTAAACTGGATATTGTCTGCTCTCTTGGAGACCGCTGGGCGCAAAGATTTCACCCGTACATTCCCTGTTTTGTGGAGAAGCCGCCCGTTCCTCAGTGA
- the LOC123183326 gene encoding F-box protein At5g07610, whose protein sequence is MEKRKKVEEDEEQKQPAAAESSWGADLLPEILREILSRVPYRSLCRFRCVSKAWLALCSDPAVRRRSPQTLSGFFCYSQHDVGGGQRRDGLSFLNLSGWGRPLVDDPSLLFVRVRGYCDVTPLHCCGGILLCYCEKVAMSDDGNYVVCNPATKEIWAVLSVPRNKIMTRLNTARLCFDPAAPGRFVVFVFVQSFRGIQTVEAYSSDTGRWTSMRSEWNPKTLLLGEDSECVFLNGTLHLVDADHSDADFDWEGNLIRWMVTVDMEGKTWRKIRMPDCIYNGFIGQSQGRLYATHVETEGRCRLSVWVLEDYASGQWTLKCTASILEMLGRPHHEPGEHYTLIAIHPECSLIFLVVSRGKTLMSYDMDTSKLSIICTFGDRQPRRFQPYIPCFAEKPK, encoded by the coding sequence ATGGAGAAGAGGAAGAaggtggaggaggacgaggagcagaagcagccggcggcggcggagagctcCTGGGGGGCCGACCTGCTTCCGGAGATCCTCCGGGAGATCCTGTCGCGGGTGCCGTACCGGTCGCTGTGCCGCTTCAGGTGCGTGTCCAAGGCGTGGCTGGCGCTCTGCTCCGACCCGGCCGTCCGCAGGAGGTCGCCGCAGACGCTCTCCGGCTTCTTCTGCTACTCCCAGCACGACGTCGGCGGCGGCCAGCGCCGCGACGGCCTCAGCTTCCTCAACCTGTCCGGGTGGGGCCGGCCGCTGGTCGACGACCCCTCCCTCCTCTTCGTGCGCGTGCGTGGCTACTGCGACGTCACGCCCCTGCACTGCTGCGGCGGCATCCTCCTCTGCTACTGCGAGAAGGTGGCCATGAGCGACGACGGGAACTATGTCGTGTGCAACCCTGCCACCAAGGAGATCTGGGCCGTGCTGTCTGTGCCCCGAAACAAGATCATGACACGCCTCAACACTGCCCGCCTCTGCTTCGACCCCGCCGCCCCCGGCCGATTCGTGGTGTTCGTGTTCGTGCAAAGTTTTCGTGGGATTCAGACGGTGGAGGCCTATTCCTCGGACACCGGACGGTGGACCTCCATGCGGAGCGAGTGGAACCCCAAGACCCTCCTCCTCGGTGAGGATTCAGAATGCGTCTTCTTGAACGGCACTTTGCATCTGGTCGATGCCGACCATTCTGATGCCGATTTTGACTGGGAGGGGAATCTGATACGCTGGATGGTGACTGTGGACATGGAGGGTAAAACATGGAGGAAGATCCGAATGCCGGATTGCATCTATAATGGTTTCATCGGGCAGTCGCAAGGACGCCTATACGCAACGCATGTTGAAACTGAAGGTAGGTGCCGGCTATCCGTTTGGGTTCTTGAGGATTATGCCAGCGGACAATGGACCCTGAAGTGTACTGCCAGCATTTTAGAAATGCTAGGAAGGCCTCACCATGAGCCCGGCGAACACTACACACTGATCGCGATCCATCCAGAGTGCAGTTTGATCTTCCTAGTAGTGAGCCGTGGAAAAACACTTATGTCGTACGATATGGATACCAGTAAACTGAGTATTATCTGCACTTTCGGAGACCGCCAGCCACGAAGATTTCAGCCGTACATTCCATGTTTTGCGGAGAAGCCTAAATAA
- the LOC123183325 gene encoding structural maintenance of chromosomes protein 3 isoform X1 — MYIKKVIIEGFKSYREETSTEPFSPKVNVVVGANGSGKSNFFHGNALKHEILLNYYSFLWLLTLVCYSHPNFTMLNAVAIRFVLSDMFQNLRSEDRGALLHEGAGHSVVSAFVEIIFDNSDNRIPVDKEEVRLRRTVASKKDEYYLDGKHVSKTEVMNLLESAGFSRSNPYYVVQQGKIASLTLMKDSERLDLLKEIGGTRVYEDRRRESLKIMQETANKRKQIDQVVRYLEERLRELDEEKEELKKYQQLDKQRRSLEYTILDHELNDARNELASMDDNRRQISERMSQADNEVVELRERVKSLEKEIKASTKGINETKSEKGDAEKKRTEALKVVSQIELDLRDLKDRISSEKRAKDEAVRELNSMRKESEKSKSELAQISKVHAAKLKEEEDISKSIMDREKRLSILYQKQGRATQFKNEAARDEWLRKEIHDLERVLLSNRKQESLLQDESQKLKDEINKLTNHIESRRSESSKLEAVLADKQKNHNDFTKQKNALQDERKSFWKEENSVTAEIDRLKEDLVKAQKSLDHATPGDIRRGLNSVSRIIRDHGIGGVFGPVLELVDCEEKFFTAVEVTAGNSLFHVVVENDDISTRIIQVLTREKGGRVTFIPLNRVHAPNVNVPQSSDFVPLLKKLKFRAEHRRAFEQVFGRTVICRDLETATRVARSNSLDCITLDGDQVAKKGGMTGGFYDSRRSRLKFVKVIRDNKAEIEKKTAHLENVGKKLKDIDKKITDLITKHQQMDAERDHAKSELEQFKADIASATKQKGSLEKALAKKEKSLANIRNQIEQIQSGIAMKNDEMGTELIDQLTLEERDLLSRLNPEITRLKEKFLSCKNSRIEIETRKEELENNLSTNLMRRQKELEAIISSADSKTLPVEVEAKEQELKESKRTLDEATTVLKANVDAINAHTRQMEQLKKQRDDLKALEANLEQTVQDGAKDLEQLMSSRSTYLVKQDECMKKIRDLGSLPADAFETYKRKNKKQLQKLLYDCNEQLKQFSHVNQKALDQYVNFTEQREQLQRRRAELDAGDEKIRELISVLDQRKDESIERTFKGVARHFREVFSELVQGGHGYLVMMKKKDGDAGDDDMDEDAPREADPEGRIEKYIGVKVKVSFTGKGETQSMKQLSGGQKTVVALTLIFAIQRCDPAPFYLFDEIDAALDPQYRTAVGSVVRRLADLADTQFIATTFRPEILKVADKIYGVTHKNRVSFINVVSKEQAMDFIEHDQTANAS; from the exons ATGTATATAAAGAAG GTTATAATCGAAGGGTTTAAAAGCTACAGGGAGGAGACCTCGACAGAACCTTTCAGCCCCAAAGTTAACGTAGTCG TTGGTGCAAATGGATCTGGCAAATCAAATTTTTTCCATGGTAATGCCTTAAAACATGAGATTCTGCTGAATTACTATTCATTCTTATGGTTATTGACGCTTGTGTGCTACTCCCATCCTAATTTCACCATGCTGAATGCTGTAGCTATACGCTTTGTCCTGAGTGACATGTTTCAGAACCTGCGCAGTGAGGACAGGGGAGCTCTTCTCCAT GAAGGTGCTGGACACTCAGTTGTATCTGCTTTTGTCGAGATAATTTTTGATAATTCAGACAACCGTATTCCA GTTGATAAAGAAGAGGTACGCTTGCGAAGGACAGTTGCTTCAAAGAAGGATGAATACTACTTGGATGGGAAACATGTCAG TAAAACTGAAGTCATGAATCTGCTGGAGAGCGCTGGTTTCTCTCGATCTAATCCATACTATGTTGTCCAGCAAGGAAAG ATTGCATCCCTTACTCTAATGAAAGATTCTGAACGACTGGATCTTCTCAAAGAGATTGGTGGTACGCGTGTTTATGAAGATAGACGTCGGGAGAGCTTGAAAATAATGCAAGAAACAG CCAATAAAAGGAAGCAGATTGATCAAGTTGTCCGCTACCTGGAGGAGAGACTGAGAGAACTTGATGAAGAGAAGGAGGAACTAAAGAAGTACCAGCAGCTGGACAAACAGAGAAGATCACTTGAATATACTATATTGGACCATGAACTAAATGATGCTAGAAATGAATTAGCTTCG ATGGATGATAATCGAAGACAAATTTCTGAAAGGATGTCTCAAGCGGACAATGAAGTGGTAGAGTTACGTGAGAGGGTCAAAAGtttggagaaagaaataaaagccTCTACTAAAGGGATAAATGAAACCAAGTCTGAAAAGGGCGATGCAGAGAAGAAGCGTACTGAAGCACTAAAGGTAGTTTCTCAGATCGAACTTGATCTGAGAGATTTAAAAGACAGAATTTCAAGTGAAAAACGAGCAAAG GATGAAGCCGTAAGGGAGTTAAATAGTATGAGGAAAGAAAGTGAAAAGTCAAAGTCTGAATTGGCTCAAATTAGTAAGGTGCATGCGGCCAAATTGAAGGAAGAGGAAGATATATCAAAAAG TATAATGGACCGCGAGAAGCGGCTGAGTATATTGTACCAAAAGCAGGGGAGGGCAACTCAATTTAAGAATGAGGCTGCCAGAGATGAGTGGCTTCGGAAAGAAATTCATGATCTTGAGCGTGTACTTTTATCAAATAGAAAGCAG GAAAGCTTACTTCAAGATGAAAGTCAGAAGCTTAAAGATGAAATTAATAAGTTGACAAACCACATTGAATCTCGGAGAAGTGAATCAAGCAAGTTAGAGGCTGTTCTTGCAGACAAGCAAAAGAATCACAATGACTTCACGAAGCAGAAAAATGCACTTCAAGATGAAAGGAA ATCATTTTGGAAGGAGGAAAATAGCGTGACAGCTGAAATCGATAGGCTAAAGGAAGATCTTGTGAAGGCACAGAAGAGTTTGGACCATGCAACACCTGGG GATATCAGGAGAGGCCTGAATTCTGTTAGCCGAATCATCAGGGACCATGGTATTGGAGGAGTTTTTGGTCCAGTGTTAGAACTGGTTGACTGCGAAGAGAAGTTTTTTACAGCTGTTGAGGTCACTGCTGGGAATAG CTTGTTCCATGTGGTGGTTGAAAATGACGATATATCGACAAGGATAATTCAGGTATTGACTCGAGAAAAAGGTGGACGGGTGACTTTCATACCACTGAATAGAGTGCACGCTCCGAACGTCAATGTTCCACAGAGCTCTGATTTTGTTCCATTGTTAAAGAAGTTAAAGTTTCGTGCTGAGCATCGTCGCGCTTTTGAACAG gtttttggtaGGACAGTTATATGCCGAGACCTGGAAACTGCGACCAGAGTTGCACGCAGCAATAGTCTAGATTGCATCACACTTGATG GTGATCAAGTAGCGAAAAAGGGTGGCATGACAGGAGGTTTCTATGATTCTAGACGCTCAAGACTGAAGTTTGTAAAAGTAATCAGGGACAACAAAGCAGAAATTGAAAAAAAGACGGCACATCTAGAGAACGTGGGAAAAAAGTTAAAAG ATATAGATAAGAAAATTACGGATTTGATTACCAAACATCAGCAAATGGACGCTGAACGTGATCATGCCAAGTCGGAGTTGGAACAGTTTAAAGCTGATATTGCCAGTGCAACGAAGCAGAAGGGATCACTGGAGAAAGCCCTTGCAAAGAAG GAAAAATCACTCGCGAACATCCGCAACCAAATTGAGCAAATCCAATCTGGCATTGCAATGAAAAATGATGAGATGGGCACAGAACTGATTGACCAGCTAACTTTAGAAGAAAGAGATCTCCTTTCGCGACTGAATCCTGAAATTACTAGATTGAAGGAGAAGTTCCTCTCGTGTAAAAACAGTCGCATTGAG ATTGAAACAAGAAAGGAAGAACTGGAGAACAATTTGTCAACTAATCTTATGAGGCGTCAGAAAGAGTTGGAAGCAATAATTTCATCTGCAGATTCTAAAACTTTGCCTGTTGAAGTCGAAGCAAAGGAGCAAGAATTGAAAGAGTCTAAGAGGACTCTTGATGAGGCGACGACAGTACTGAAAG CTAATGTTGATGCTATTAATGCCCATACAAGACAGATGGAGCAACTGAAAAAACAAAGGGATGATCTGAAG GCTCTTGAAGCTAATTTGGAGCAGACGGTGCAAGATGGTGCGAAAGACTTGGAACAGTTGATGAGCAGTAGGAGCACGTATCTTGTCAAGCAAGATGAGTGTATGAAGAAAATCCGAGATCTGGGCTCATTGCCTGCCGATGCTTTCGAAAC GTACAAGAGAAAAAACAAGAAGCAGCTACAGAAGCTGCTCTATGACTGCAATGAGCAGTTGAAGCAATTTAGTCATGTCAACCAAAAGGCTCTTGACCAATATGTGAACTTCACTGAACAGCGTGAACAACTGCAGAGAAGACGGGCTGAACTTGATGCTGGTGACGAG AAAATTAGAGAGTTGATATCAGTTTTAGACCAAAGGAAGGATGAATCAATTGAACGCACATTTAAAGGAGTTGCAAGGCACTTCCGCGAAGTGTTCTCTGAATTAGTGCAAGGTGGCCACGGATACTTGGTTATGATGAAGAAAAAG GATGGTGATGCTGGCGATGATGACATGGATGAGGACGCGCCTCGTGAAGCAGATCCTGAAGGGAGGATAGAGAAGTATATTGGTGTGAAAGTCAAG GTTTCCTTCACTGGCAAGGGAGAAACTCAGTCCATGAAGCAGTTGTCTGGAGGGCAGAAGACAGTGGTGGCATTAACACTGATCTTCGCTATCCAACGATGTGACCCAGCTCCGTTCTACCTGTTTGATGAGATTGATGCTGCTCTGGATCCTCAGTACAGAACGGCTGTCGGGA GCGTGGTCCGGCGTCTGGCCGACCTGGCGGACACCCAGTTCATAGCCACCACATTCAGGCCGGAGATCCTGAAGGTCGCGGACAAGATCTACGGCGTGACACACAAGAACAGGGTGAGCTTCATCAACGTGGTGTCCAAGGAGCAGGCCATGGACTTCATTGAGCACGACCAGACGGCCAACGCCAGCTGA
- the LOC123183325 gene encoding structural maintenance of chromosomes protein 3 isoform X2: protein MYIKKVIIEGFKSYREETSTEPFSPKVNVVVGANGSGKSNFFHAIRFVLSDMFQNLRSEDRGALLHEGAGHSVVSAFVEIIFDNSDNRIPVDKEEVRLRRTVASKKDEYYLDGKHVSKTEVMNLLESAGFSRSNPYYVVQQGKIASLTLMKDSERLDLLKEIGGTRVYEDRRRESLKIMQETANKRKQIDQVVRYLEERLRELDEEKEELKKYQQLDKQRRSLEYTILDHELNDARNELASMDDNRRQISERMSQADNEVVELRERVKSLEKEIKASTKGINETKSEKGDAEKKRTEALKVVSQIELDLRDLKDRISSEKRAKDEAVRELNSMRKESEKSKSELAQISKVHAAKLKEEEDISKSIMDREKRLSILYQKQGRATQFKNEAARDEWLRKEIHDLERVLLSNRKQESLLQDESQKLKDEINKLTNHIESRRSESSKLEAVLADKQKNHNDFTKQKNALQDERKSFWKEENSVTAEIDRLKEDLVKAQKSLDHATPGDIRRGLNSVSRIIRDHGIGGVFGPVLELVDCEEKFFTAVEVTAGNSLFHVVVENDDISTRIIQVLTREKGGRVTFIPLNRVHAPNVNVPQSSDFVPLLKKLKFRAEHRRAFEQVFGRTVICRDLETATRVARSNSLDCITLDGDQVAKKGGMTGGFYDSRRSRLKFVKVIRDNKAEIEKKTAHLENVGKKLKDIDKKITDLITKHQQMDAERDHAKSELEQFKADIASATKQKGSLEKALAKKEKSLANIRNQIEQIQSGIAMKNDEMGTELIDQLTLEERDLLSRLNPEITRLKEKFLSCKNSRIEIETRKEELENNLSTNLMRRQKELEAIISSADSKTLPVEVEAKEQELKESKRTLDEATTVLKANVDAINAHTRQMEQLKKQRDDLKALEANLEQTVQDGAKDLEQLMSSRSTYLVKQDECMKKIRDLGSLPADAFETYKRKNKKQLQKLLYDCNEQLKQFSHVNQKALDQYVNFTEQREQLQRRRAELDAGDEKIRELISVLDQRKDESIERTFKGVARHFREVFSELVQGGHGYLVMMKKKDGDAGDDDMDEDAPREADPEGRIEKYIGVKVKVSFTGKGETQSMKQLSGGQKTVVALTLIFAIQRCDPAPFYLFDEIDAALDPQYRTAVGSVVRRLADLADTQFIATTFRPEILKVADKIYGVTHKNRVSFINVVSKEQAMDFIEHDQTANAS from the exons ATGTATATAAAGAAG GTTATAATCGAAGGGTTTAAAAGCTACAGGGAGGAGACCTCGACAGAACCTTTCAGCCCCAAAGTTAACGTAGTCG TTGGTGCAAATGGATCTGGCAAATCAAATTTTTTCCATG CTATACGCTTTGTCCTGAGTGACATGTTTCAGAACCTGCGCAGTGAGGACAGGGGAGCTCTTCTCCAT GAAGGTGCTGGACACTCAGTTGTATCTGCTTTTGTCGAGATAATTTTTGATAATTCAGACAACCGTATTCCA GTTGATAAAGAAGAGGTACGCTTGCGAAGGACAGTTGCTTCAAAGAAGGATGAATACTACTTGGATGGGAAACATGTCAG TAAAACTGAAGTCATGAATCTGCTGGAGAGCGCTGGTTTCTCTCGATCTAATCCATACTATGTTGTCCAGCAAGGAAAG ATTGCATCCCTTACTCTAATGAAAGATTCTGAACGACTGGATCTTCTCAAAGAGATTGGTGGTACGCGTGTTTATGAAGATAGACGTCGGGAGAGCTTGAAAATAATGCAAGAAACAG CCAATAAAAGGAAGCAGATTGATCAAGTTGTCCGCTACCTGGAGGAGAGACTGAGAGAACTTGATGAAGAGAAGGAGGAACTAAAGAAGTACCAGCAGCTGGACAAACAGAGAAGATCACTTGAATATACTATATTGGACCATGAACTAAATGATGCTAGAAATGAATTAGCTTCG ATGGATGATAATCGAAGACAAATTTCTGAAAGGATGTCTCAAGCGGACAATGAAGTGGTAGAGTTACGTGAGAGGGTCAAAAGtttggagaaagaaataaaagccTCTACTAAAGGGATAAATGAAACCAAGTCTGAAAAGGGCGATGCAGAGAAGAAGCGTACTGAAGCACTAAAGGTAGTTTCTCAGATCGAACTTGATCTGAGAGATTTAAAAGACAGAATTTCAAGTGAAAAACGAGCAAAG GATGAAGCCGTAAGGGAGTTAAATAGTATGAGGAAAGAAAGTGAAAAGTCAAAGTCTGAATTGGCTCAAATTAGTAAGGTGCATGCGGCCAAATTGAAGGAAGAGGAAGATATATCAAAAAG TATAATGGACCGCGAGAAGCGGCTGAGTATATTGTACCAAAAGCAGGGGAGGGCAACTCAATTTAAGAATGAGGCTGCCAGAGATGAGTGGCTTCGGAAAGAAATTCATGATCTTGAGCGTGTACTTTTATCAAATAGAAAGCAG GAAAGCTTACTTCAAGATGAAAGTCAGAAGCTTAAAGATGAAATTAATAAGTTGACAAACCACATTGAATCTCGGAGAAGTGAATCAAGCAAGTTAGAGGCTGTTCTTGCAGACAAGCAAAAGAATCACAATGACTTCACGAAGCAGAAAAATGCACTTCAAGATGAAAGGAA ATCATTTTGGAAGGAGGAAAATAGCGTGACAGCTGAAATCGATAGGCTAAAGGAAGATCTTGTGAAGGCACAGAAGAGTTTGGACCATGCAACACCTGGG GATATCAGGAGAGGCCTGAATTCTGTTAGCCGAATCATCAGGGACCATGGTATTGGAGGAGTTTTTGGTCCAGTGTTAGAACTGGTTGACTGCGAAGAGAAGTTTTTTACAGCTGTTGAGGTCACTGCTGGGAATAG CTTGTTCCATGTGGTGGTTGAAAATGACGATATATCGACAAGGATAATTCAGGTATTGACTCGAGAAAAAGGTGGACGGGTGACTTTCATACCACTGAATAGAGTGCACGCTCCGAACGTCAATGTTCCACAGAGCTCTGATTTTGTTCCATTGTTAAAGAAGTTAAAGTTTCGTGCTGAGCATCGTCGCGCTTTTGAACAG gtttttggtaGGACAGTTATATGCCGAGACCTGGAAACTGCGACCAGAGTTGCACGCAGCAATAGTCTAGATTGCATCACACTTGATG GTGATCAAGTAGCGAAAAAGGGTGGCATGACAGGAGGTTTCTATGATTCTAGACGCTCAAGACTGAAGTTTGTAAAAGTAATCAGGGACAACAAAGCAGAAATTGAAAAAAAGACGGCACATCTAGAGAACGTGGGAAAAAAGTTAAAAG ATATAGATAAGAAAATTACGGATTTGATTACCAAACATCAGCAAATGGACGCTGAACGTGATCATGCCAAGTCGGAGTTGGAACAGTTTAAAGCTGATATTGCCAGTGCAACGAAGCAGAAGGGATCACTGGAGAAAGCCCTTGCAAAGAAG GAAAAATCACTCGCGAACATCCGCAACCAAATTGAGCAAATCCAATCTGGCATTGCAATGAAAAATGATGAGATGGGCACAGAACTGATTGACCAGCTAACTTTAGAAGAAAGAGATCTCCTTTCGCGACTGAATCCTGAAATTACTAGATTGAAGGAGAAGTTCCTCTCGTGTAAAAACAGTCGCATTGAG ATTGAAACAAGAAAGGAAGAACTGGAGAACAATTTGTCAACTAATCTTATGAGGCGTCAGAAAGAGTTGGAAGCAATAATTTCATCTGCAGATTCTAAAACTTTGCCTGTTGAAGTCGAAGCAAAGGAGCAAGAATTGAAAGAGTCTAAGAGGACTCTTGATGAGGCGACGACAGTACTGAAAG CTAATGTTGATGCTATTAATGCCCATACAAGACAGATGGAGCAACTGAAAAAACAAAGGGATGATCTGAAG GCTCTTGAAGCTAATTTGGAGCAGACGGTGCAAGATGGTGCGAAAGACTTGGAACAGTTGATGAGCAGTAGGAGCACGTATCTTGTCAAGCAAGATGAGTGTATGAAGAAAATCCGAGATCTGGGCTCATTGCCTGCCGATGCTTTCGAAAC GTACAAGAGAAAAAACAAGAAGCAGCTACAGAAGCTGCTCTATGACTGCAATGAGCAGTTGAAGCAATTTAGTCATGTCAACCAAAAGGCTCTTGACCAATATGTGAACTTCACTGAACAGCGTGAACAACTGCAGAGAAGACGGGCTGAACTTGATGCTGGTGACGAG AAAATTAGAGAGTTGATATCAGTTTTAGACCAAAGGAAGGATGAATCAATTGAACGCACATTTAAAGGAGTTGCAAGGCACTTCCGCGAAGTGTTCTCTGAATTAGTGCAAGGTGGCCACGGATACTTGGTTATGATGAAGAAAAAG GATGGTGATGCTGGCGATGATGACATGGATGAGGACGCGCCTCGTGAAGCAGATCCTGAAGGGAGGATAGAGAAGTATATTGGTGTGAAAGTCAAG GTTTCCTTCACTGGCAAGGGAGAAACTCAGTCCATGAAGCAGTTGTCTGGAGGGCAGAAGACAGTGGTGGCATTAACACTGATCTTCGCTATCCAACGATGTGACCCAGCTCCGTTCTACCTGTTTGATGAGATTGATGCTGCTCTGGATCCTCAGTACAGAACGGCTGTCGGGA GCGTGGTCCGGCGTCTGGCCGACCTGGCGGACACCCAGTTCATAGCCACCACATTCAGGCCGGAGATCCTGAAGGTCGCGGACAAGATCTACGGCGTGACACACAAGAACAGGGTGAGCTTCATCAACGTGGTGTCCAAGGAGCAGGCCATGGACTTCATTGAGCACGACCAGACGGCCAACGCCAGCTGA